The following coding sequences are from one Desulfosporosinus orientis DSM 765 window:
- the meaB gene encoding methylmalonyl Co-A mutase-associated GTPase MeaB, which yields MNIERIDQLLSRLFEQDRRATAKIISLVEDNIERAYIMRSILKQTGKQMVVGITGPPGAGKSSLVDALTKFYRSKEERVGIVAVDPSSPYSGGAILGDRIRMQTHGTDRDVFIRSMGTRGHLGGVTRSTADVLRILEAGGYHRLLLETVGVGQSELEIMRISDTVVVVLNPGTGDGIQAIKAGIMEIADIFVVNKSDLPGADRMRNDIEMMLNLSCDGKAWRPPVVLTSAVSGNGLESLYEKINTHQAYLLESGQRDRHRIERLRQETWRQWEDKALAAFESLWEATRETWEHAAQADPYEVARLLWEERFKGDKWDE from the coding sequence TTGAACATAGAAAGGATCGATCAATTACTATCTCGGCTCTTTGAACAGGACCGGCGGGCAACGGCCAAAATCATTTCGTTGGTCGAAGATAACATTGAGAGAGCGTATATCATGCGTTCCATCCTGAAACAAACGGGTAAACAAATGGTCGTCGGAATTACAGGGCCGCCTGGTGCAGGAAAAAGCTCGTTAGTTGATGCCTTGACAAAATTTTATCGTTCGAAAGAGGAACGAGTCGGAATCGTCGCCGTTGATCCCAGCAGCCCGTATTCGGGCGGGGCGATTTTAGGGGATCGTATACGCATGCAAACCCATGGCACAGACCGTGATGTCTTTATTCGCAGCATGGGCACAAGGGGACATTTAGGAGGGGTTACGCGTTCAACAGCAGATGTATTAAGAATTTTAGAAGCCGGTGGATATCATCGGCTCCTTCTGGAAACCGTTGGAGTCGGGCAGTCTGAACTGGAAATTATGCGAATTTCAGATACCGTTGTGGTGGTCCTTAATCCAGGGACAGGGGATGGAATTCAGGCCATTAAAGCGGGGATTATGGAAATTGCCGATATCTTTGTAGTTAATAAATCCGATTTACCAGGGGCAGACCGAATGCGAAATGACATTGAAATGATGTTGAATTTAAGTTGTGATGGGAAGGCTTGGCGGCCTCCTGTTGTTCTAACCAGTGCCGTAAGCGGAAATGGTTTAGAGAGCCTATACGAAAAAATTAACACTCATCAAGCATATTTACTGGAATCCGGACAAAGAGACAGGCATCGCATCGAACGGCTTCGCCAGGAAACCTGGCGTCAGTGGGAAGATAAAGCCCTCGCTGCTTTTGAGAGCCTATGGGAAGCAACAAGGGAAACTTGGGAACATGCGGCTCAAGCGGATCCCTATGAAGTAGCCCGTTTGTTATGGGAAGAGCGTTTTAAGGGGGATAAATGGGATGAGTAA
- a CDS encoding ABC transporter permease, whose product MYFKLSLRNVKKSFSNYTLYFLTLSFGVCLFYVFNSIEAQKAMMHISESAFEIMKSITRIMNVISVFISFILGFLIVYANNFLIKRRKREFGVYMTLGMEKSKVSAILIIETFVIGIFSLTAGLLAGIFLSQGLSVVTASLFQVDMTAYTFIFSLNALLKTILYFGIIFLIAIAVNTLSISKYKLIDLINAGKQNEKQWVRKPIITFLMIVLAIIFIGLGYKMALKYGIATFDRKIIIECILGAVGTFLLFASLSGSIINFFKANEGVYYRRLNMFIMRQISSRINTAYISMSFISLMLFVTIGIFSTAIGMTSVLNKGYADAAPFDISVRSEGDVNIIRELSEKNGIDVNKYASGISQYKIYKYKPQALTAGLVFQKVEKYLPQGSEDTIQKKIYPLPIYFMTLSDYNKILDLKKEQEITLADNQAAVLTQFAWADADYQECLKQFIAQGNKLNLNGTEFSVYPQLQAKGIENDSDSMMLLIFPDKMAADGAVVKSVLCFDCQGDSIAQQDSFLNAFKASPKAPSEKMEVASKNAIVAQGGGSKAIIAFVGIYVGIIFLITSAAVLAMQQLSEAADNKHRYAILKKIGADNKQISQAIFKQTAIYFLIPLAVACIHSIVGIKVANDAVRMVGSLNATANTLVTASIILFVYGAYFIATYCCSRNIILHNKLQ is encoded by the coding sequence ATGTACTTTAAGCTATCCCTCCGCAATGTCAAAAAGAGCTTTTCAAATTATACGCTTTATTTTCTCACGCTTTCGTTCGGTGTCTGTCTTTTCTATGTATTTAACTCAATTGAAGCCCAAAAGGCAATGATGCACATATCAGAGTCAGCTTTTGAGATTATGAAATCAATCACCCGGATTATGAACGTCATATCTGTATTTATTTCGTTTATCCTTGGCTTCTTAATTGTCTATGCCAATAATTTCCTTATCAAAAGAAGAAAGCGGGAATTTGGGGTATACATGACTCTGGGTATGGAGAAATCCAAGGTATCTGCAATCCTCATTATCGAAACATTTGTCATTGGCATTTTCTCTCTCACAGCGGGACTTTTGGCAGGTATTTTCCTTTCTCAGGGGCTGTCTGTTGTGACAGCAAGCCTTTTTCAGGTAGATATGACAGCTTATACTTTCATATTTTCCTTAAACGCACTGCTCAAAACTATCCTGTATTTCGGGATTATTTTTTTAATTGCAATTGCCGTCAATACTTTGTCAATCTCCAAATATAAACTTATTGATCTGATTAACGCTGGAAAGCAGAATGAGAAACAGTGGGTCAGAAAACCAATCATTACCTTTCTAATGATTGTTCTTGCGATTATATTCATTGGCTTGGGCTATAAGATGGCACTAAAATATGGAATTGCTACCTTTGACCGCAAAATCATCATCGAATGTATTCTTGGAGCAGTGGGAACCTTTTTGCTTTTTGCGTCTTTGTCCGGTTCAATCATTAACTTTTTTAAAGCAAATGAAGGTGTATATTACAGAAGACTAAATATGTTCATCATGCGGCAAATTAGCAGCCGGATCAACACAGCCTACATTTCCATGTCCTTTATTAGCTTAATGTTGTTTGTAACAATTGGAATTTTCTCGACGGCCATCGGAATGACCAGTGTGCTCAATAAAGGTTACGCGGATGCTGCTCCCTTCGATATCAGTGTTCGGTCAGAGGGAGATGTAAATATTATCCGGGAATTGTCTGAGAAAAACGGCATTGATGTCAATAAATATGCTTCCGGCATTAGTCAGTATAAGATTTATAAATATAAGCCACAGGCGTTGACCGCCGGACTGGTTTTTCAAAAGGTTGAGAAGTATCTCCCGCAAGGCTCTGAAGATACGATCCAAAAAAAAATTTACCCGCTGCCGATTTATTTCATGACACTTTCTGACTATAACAAAATCCTTGATCTAAAAAAGGAACAGGAAATTACCTTAGCGGACAATCAGGCAGCTGTCCTTACGCAATTTGCCTGGGCGGACGCAGATTACCAGGAATGCCTTAAGCAATTTATCGCCCAAGGAAACAAGCTTAATCTCAACGGTACTGAATTCTCTGTCTACCCTCAGTTACAGGCAAAAGGAATTGAGAACGACAGCGATAGCATGATGCTGCTTATTTTTCCGGATAAGATGGCTGCCGACGGGGCTGTGGTCAAAAGTGTACTATGTTTTGATTGCCAGGGAGATTCCATCGCTCAGCAAGATAGTTTCCTCAATGCCTTTAAAGCATCGCCAAAGGCACCGTCGGAAAAGATGGAAGTAGCTTCAAAAAACGCAATAGTAGCTCAAGGCGGTGGCTCAAAAGCTATTATAGCCTTTGTAGGGATCTATGTCGGAATTATATTTCTGATTACAAGTGCTGCCGTACTTGCTATGCAACAGCTTTCCGAGGCCGCTGACAATAAGCATAGGTACGCTATCCTTAAGAAAATTGGCGCAGATAACAAGCAAATAAGCCAAGCAATTTTTAAACAGACTGCAATTTATTTCTTAATCCCCTTGGCTGTTGCCTGTATTCATTCAATTGTTGGAATTAAAGTAGCAAATGATGCTGTGCGTATGGTCGGCAGCCTCAATGCCACCGCAAACACTTTGGTGACTGCCAGCATAATTCTTTTCGTATATGGGGCGTATTTCATCGCAACTTACTGTTGCAGCAGAAATATAATACTTCACAACAAGTTACAATGA
- the cobO gene encoding cob(I)yrinic acid a,c-diamide adenosyltransferase, with product MAGLVLVYTGNGKGKTTAALGLCLRALGHNERVGFLQFMKGSKNYGEVKMAAKLPNFTLVQSGQESFVSYENPDPIDIQMAQDGFELARQWLEEDQFDLIVLDEILVAVAFKLITVEQVIDLIKKRPLHLDLVLTGRYASSEFMEIADTVTEMTEHRHAYHQGVEAKAGMEF from the coding sequence ATGGCTGGATTAGTATTGGTTTATACCGGAAATGGAAAGGGTAAGACAACGGCTGCCCTAGGTCTATGCTTAAGAGCATTGGGACATAACGAACGTGTTGGGTTTCTGCAATTCATGAAAGGAAGCAAGAATTATGGGGAAGTAAAGATGGCCGCAAAGCTGCCCAACTTTACACTCGTTCAATCTGGACAAGAGTCCTTTGTTTCATACGAAAACCCAGATCCAATTGACATTCAGATGGCTCAAGATGGATTTGAGTTAGCACGGCAATGGCTTGAAGAGGATCAATTTGACCTGATTGTCCTTGATGAAATCCTGGTCGCAGTGGCCTTTAAATTAATTACGGTAGAGCAAGTTATAGATTTAATCAAAAAGCGACCACTCCATCTTGATTTGGTTCTGACCGGACGTTACGCATCCTCTGAGTTCATGGAAATCGCAGATACTGTAACTGAGATGACAGAGCATCGGCATGCTTATCACCAAGGGGTTGAAGCAAAGGCGGGGATGGAATTTTGA
- a CDS encoding response regulator transcription factor: MKKIMVIEDHKKIRDELCKFLIQNGYECLAPENFANIIELILSSAAQLILLDINLPVYDGYHICREIRKVSEVPIIVVTSRDTEIDELLAINLGADDFVTKPYNTQILLARIATVLKRAYHEAPPEKLLCGNFTVNLAKSSLEYRNMTAELTKNELKILTCLYEKKGVIVSRDELMRYLWDSELFIDDNTLTVNMTRLRRKLEETGLMNVIETRRGQGYIML; encoded by the coding sequence GTGAAAAAAATCATGGTTATTGAGGATCACAAAAAAATTCGAGATGAGCTGTGCAAATTTCTAATTCAAAACGGTTATGAGTGTCTTGCGCCGGAAAACTTTGCAAATATTATCGAGCTGATCCTTTCATCTGCTGCCCAGCTTATCCTCTTGGATATCAACCTGCCTGTTTATGATGGATATCATATCTGCCGGGAAATCCGAAAGGTCAGCGAGGTTCCCATTATTGTCGTAACCAGCAGGGACACTGAAATAGATGAACTATTGGCAATTAACCTGGGGGCAGACGATTTTGTAACTAAGCCCTACAACACACAAATTCTCCTAGCGAGAATTGCCACGGTTTTAAAACGAGCCTATCACGAAGCACCGCCAGAAAAGCTGCTTTGCGGGAATTTCACAGTCAATCTGGCTAAAAGCTCCCTTGAATACAGGAACATGACTGCGGAGCTTACGAAAAATGAATTAAAAATCCTCACCTGCTTATACGAAAAAAAAGGCGTTATTGTCAGTCGTGACGAGTTGATGCGCTATCTATGGGACAGCGAGCTGTTCATTGACGACAATACTCTGACTGTTAATATGACTAGATTACGCCGGAAGCTGGAAGAAACAGGCTTGATGAACGTGATTGAAACCCGCCGGGGCCAAGGGTATATTATGCTATGA
- a CDS encoding ABC transporter ATP-binding protein: MGEILKVANVEKYYGNKGNLTKALNQVSFNVNEGEFTGIMGSSGSGKTTLLNCISTVDSVTTGSIQIRGKDITAMKSRQLAKFRLEELGFMFQDYNLLDTLTGLENIILPLSIAGIDHKAALKKVHELATKLEIEDIIGKFPYELSGGQRQRIAAARAIIMNPALILADEPTGALDSKSARMLMECLGSLNQEFGATILMVTHDAFTASYCQRILFIKDGKLFNELIRGNASRKEFFVKIIEVVSLLGGDTVNVL, from the coding sequence ATGGGTGAAATTTTAAAGGTCGCAAATGTTGAAAAATACTATGGCAACAAAGGAAATCTAACCAAGGCGCTGAATCAGGTAAGCTTCAATGTAAATGAAGGCGAATTTACCGGAATCATGGGGTCAAGCGGCAGCGGAAAGACAACCCTGCTTAACTGCATCTCCACTGTCGATTCCGTAACCACAGGCAGCATTCAGATCAGAGGTAAGGATATCACTGCCATGAAAAGCCGGCAGCTGGCAAAGTTCAGACTTGAGGAGCTTGGCTTTATGTTTCAGGATTATAATCTGCTTGATACCTTGACTGGGCTGGAAAATATTATCCTTCCCCTTTCAATCGCAGGAATTGATCATAAGGCTGCGCTGAAAAAAGTACATGAGCTGGCAACAAAATTGGAGATTGAAGATATTATTGGAAAATTTCCATACGAACTGTCCGGTGGTCAGCGCCAACGGATTGCAGCGGCGCGAGCAATCATTATGAATCCGGCGCTCATTCTGGCCGACGAACCAACTGGCGCACTGGACTCAAAGTCAGCCAGAATGTTAATGGAATGCCTTGGAAGTCTGAACCAAGAGTTTGGTGCCACCATTCTAATGGTAACCCATGACGCTTTCACAGCAAGCTACTGCCAAAGGATTCTTTTTATTAAGGACGGAAAGCTGTTCAATGAGCTGATCCGGGGCAATGCTTCCCGAAAGGAGTTTTTTGTCAAAATCATCGAGGTCGTATCCCTTCTCGGAGGTGACACAGTCAATGTACTTTAA
- a CDS encoding sensor histidine kinase, with protein MSIQDFLKEKTAYILCHTFVCVLSVSMLVALNPAGGKAFSALICCIYLIGALMPLTAEFIKKRNFYNELLLRFENIDRKNLIAEVLSRPEFYEGALFYDILKRSNKACLEEINNYKNIQEEYREYIELWVHEIKTPISSSKLIAQNNRSEPLNSVLDELDEIEGYVEQVLYYAKSNAVEKDYIIKEISLEKPVFSALKRNSSMLIRSGISVSAENLNNKVYSDIKWLEFILHQLIINAIKYAKDSAAWIRITSQEEENSCILQVSDNGIGIEQSELPRVFEKGFTGTNGRLRGKSTGMGLYICQKLSDKLGISIIAESTFEKGTTITLVFPKNSMTNIVRLTKM; from the coding sequence ATGAGCATTCAAGATTTTCTAAAGGAAAAAACAGCCTATATTTTATGTCATACTTTTGTATGTGTCTTGTCTGTTTCCATGCTGGTCGCCTTGAATCCTGCAGGGGGAAAGGCCTTTTCAGCTTTGATCTGCTGTATTTATCTCATTGGAGCCTTAATGCCCCTAACTGCGGAATTTATTAAGAAAAGGAACTTTTACAACGAGCTTTTGCTGAGATTTGAAAATATTGATCGGAAAAACCTCATCGCCGAGGTGCTTTCCAGACCGGAATTTTATGAGGGCGCTTTGTTTTACGACATTTTAAAGCGTTCCAACAAGGCCTGTCTCGAAGAAATTAACAACTACAAAAATATTCAAGAGGAATACCGGGAATATATTGAACTTTGGGTACACGAAATAAAAACACCCATTTCATCATCTAAGCTGATCGCCCAAAACAACCGGAGCGAACCTTTGAACAGCGTTCTGGACGAGCTTGACGAGATCGAAGGCTATGTAGAACAAGTACTTTATTACGCAAAAAGCAACGCGGTTGAAAAGGACTATATTATCAAGGAAATCAGTCTTGAAAAGCCGGTCTTCTCTGCCTTAAAACGGAACTCCTCTATGTTGATTCGCTCAGGAATTTCGGTTTCAGCGGAAAATTTAAATAACAAGGTCTACTCTGATATAAAATGGCTTGAATTTATTCTGCATCAGTTGATTATTAACGCTATAAAGTATGCCAAGGATTCAGCTGCCTGGATCCGGATAACGTCCCAAGAAGAAGAAAACTCCTGCATCCTCCAGGTTTCCGACAATGGAATTGGCATTGAACAAAGTGAATTGCCGAGAGTTTTTGAAAAAGGCTTTACGGGTACAAACGGAAGGCTCAGAGGCAAGTCGACAGGCATGGGGCTCTACATTTGCCAAAAACTGAGTGACAAACTGGGGATATCAATTATCGCCGAATCGACATTTGAAAAAGGTACAACCATAACACTGGTCTTTCCCAAAAACTCAATGACGAATATTGTCCGGCTTACAAAAATGTAA